Genomic segment of Panicum virgatum strain AP13 chromosome 9N, P.virgatum_v5, whole genome shotgun sequence:
ataatagtcattggatatgttatcttttctaataaattacccacctctgtcattataaaaataacttaaagtaaattacccacctctgtcattataaaaaatctaaaataaccccctaattCTTATGTAAATTACTCACCTATGCCATTAAAACAATAATGCATAACAACccctaaatttgtatataaattattCAATTATGTCATCATTGAAAGTTCATTAACCCctaaatctaaatctaaattatgtaattataaCAGAATATAAAATTATGtcgatataaaattctaaattactatttctaatattattatattataatttatataaatactacccacgataagTGTCAATGTGTATTCATGTACTAGGAAAGAGATAAGAACActaatttaaaaataaatagtttaattaaatatatatcaaacacacatggaAGTGTGGTGCAAACTAAAATCTATTGCACCTATAttattataaatatatattttacagTATGTGtttgaatatttaatagatggagtgcgtgagatagataattatagttGGTAGttatatgatttatttttagaataactctaattagcccgtgcgggagcacgggttgataggatAGTGGTGTCCTAATTGTAGGCgaaaaataaatcacattatATAAaaggactgtaaatcgcgagacgaatctaatgagcctaattagaacgtgattagacactaaattgctacatgaatgctacagtaacatgctctaatgatgaattaattagtctcattagattcttctcgtagtttacatacgagatctgtaattagttttatgataagtctacatttaatacttcaaatattaaagatttccttccaaaaatccaaaatgcaaagtgatcaAAACAAAACCTTAATTCAAACATCTCGCAGTTCGTCGACTCGAATTTGCTGGTGGTTGGTTGGCCTGGGGACTTGTGAGCTGTGCCACATGATCCTGCCTGTCCAGTTAACACAAACACGCTCGGATTTGAGCTACTGCCATTCTGCGCCCAAGCAAACCTGTCTCTGAAATCTGAACCTGACCGTCCCGGGGCCTGTCAACATGTACAAGTTTACTCGTTACTTTCTCATACCCACCAGACCATGCACACGAGATTAGGATTGTTAGGCAAATCGGGCATCTAATTGTTGTGGCCAAACATCTAGCAGTTCATGATTTTCCTTGTACCGGCTTCAGGTTCAGGTACCCACATCCATCAACGGCGCACAAAGCTGCTGACCTAAATCTGAATTCTGCCCATTCCACCTTTCGGTGCGCCACACTGACACTCATCAAAGGTGAAGAAAGGtgataagaagaaaaaaaaaacagcccaTAACCACAAGGACAAGTGAATCTACCATATAGGAAAAGGAGGTAGGCCACCATAAGGGCAACGCATCACCACCACATGCCATTGCTTCTCTTCAGAAGCCTTCCTGGCAGTAAcaatagaagaaaagaaaaaagagagaagaaactCAACAGAGAGAAACTACTACAAACCACCACAAAACAACCCCATTCACATGACACACTATTGATCTAGGACTACGGAGAAAACTGAGGCTTGCAGGCGGTGTATTACATTCCAATGGTTGTTACGATTTCGGAGTTACTGGCAGTTGGAGCTCCTCCCAGGGCCGCCATAGTAGAAGTAGGTGCCCCAGTCGCCATTGTTGCCGTTCTGCACGTCGTAGCAGTTGGACTGCTCGGTGAAGGTGCCCAGCCCCTTGGGGACCTTGAGGTTGTTGGTGCTGTCCACCACCTGGATGTTCTTGAAGTAGCTCGCCTTGCTGAACCCTTCCTCCGGGAAGTGCCCGCTGCCCATCTGCGTCGACGTGTGCACGCCATCAGGCTGCGAGTTCACCACCTCCCCGCCCCACTCGATCATCGACGCGCTGTCCGCCAGGTATGAGAAGAGGAACGACGGCCAGTAGCCCAGCACGTAGTCCTTGCCGAACTGCATCCACCAGTTGCCCTCCTTTGGGTCCTGCACAGataatatgcacatatattgaGGAGATTAATATAGCAGGCATACGTTGGAAAAGTAATTTATCAATATAAAAAACATCATTCATATTGACATAGCTAGGTTTCAGTATCAGGGAATAGTAAAACCATTGGGCATGCATACACTAGGTGGATGCATTCATGTTATTCTAGCATGCAAATCATGTACTCATTACCCATGCTCAATAGAAATGAACAACACTGCACTTTCTATCTCACACTCAGAATACCACTAGCTCGTTGAGCTGAAAAGTAGCAATAGTTGTttctttgaaaaatcaaaagTTGAGTAATCATTAGCGATAAGAAAGAAAGGTTTGTTGAGAAAAGGAGTACGATAACCACAGGGTGAGGAGGAAAGCAATTTTCAAAGCCCCAGGGGTACGGGTTCACCAGTCAAGGAGGAGCACGAGTAAGAGCATAACAGCAAGTGGGCTAAAGATTCTCTGCAAGTCTCTGATAATTCTCAACGTACTAGGCATGACATGTGGTGAGTTACTAGTTTAATTACTTGCTCACCTTCCAGATCAGTATACTGATATCATATTGGGAGCCAGAGTAGCTTGAGGTTGGGAAGATGCTGGCACCCATGGCAATCTCGCTGTTAATCTGAACGAACCCGGAGCACAACATGTTGTAGCACCCTGTTGCTTGGTATGCATCACTCTGCAGAACATCAGATAGCACAATAATCAGGAATCAACAATTAAGGAAACAAAATGGCAAGCGCTAGTGCAAATATATTCAAGAATGTTCACATAGTAATGTTCAAAACTTACGGTCCAGTAGGTGAACAGCCTCGTGTTGTTGTCCCCATACAGGTCCGGACTAACCTGACGCAACAAAAGCAACACAGAAGTGTTTCAGAGCTCGTGATAAGAGGCACTGCACTGCAGCAGGGCTCCCAACCGCGAAAACGGTGCTGCAATTACTCGACACTGATTATGAATGTGAAATTCATGGGCTGTGGGTCTTTCTTTCTCTACCTGCCATCCAGCCTCGATGCTGTTAAGATCCTCCCCAAATGACCCCCCTAAGATCCAGAGCTGGGACAAGCTGAACTCATTAGGCTGCTCGATCTTGGGCTCCCAGACATTGATGGTCACCTTGGCGCCGTAGTACTTGTCGCCTTGAACGTACGCTATGGCATGCTGCGATTGTCAACAAGAGTTATGAACGTACGCTATGGCACACCTATATACCTCCTTCCACATTATATCCTCAACAACATGGGTGATACGAGCAGGTACCTGATGGCCACCCTCATTGAGCATGGTGGGATTGACCGACATTGGGTTCGCGGTGGTGTGCCGTTTCCTGCCGTACCTCCGCATTGAGCTTGCCCTGAGCAGGTCGTCCTTCTTCGTTCTCCTGATGGGGACGGTGCCTTCCGGACACCTGCCATTCTGATGCCAGAGCTGAACCTTAGGCTTCTCGCCACTGCTGGTGGAGGCCACATTGGTCTTGGATTCGTCATACAGGCCTTCGGGGTGATAGTTCGGTCTCATCTGCAAAGCACAAATGCGTTAACTGCAACAACCCAACAGGACACTGGTTTCTGTTACTGCAAGAGAAGCACTGGAATTTACCTGGACAGTGTGGTTCTTGAGGTAAGGATGATCAAACGCTGGCTGGTGGGAGATGTGCACGCAGTCTATGATGTCCCCATCTGGGCTCTGCTCCATTTGAAATTTGCAAGCAACTGATTTAGATG
This window contains:
- the LOC120691232 gene encoding uncharacterized protein LOC120691232, which gives rise to MGTTRGVACLLVAVICLSCAAAAAAARSPAARLHRHLKRFNKPAVKSIESPDGDIIDCVHISHQPAFDHPYLKNHTVQMRPNYHPEGLYDESKTNVASTSSGEKPKVQLWHQNGRCPEGTVPIRRTKKDDLLRASSMRRYGRKRHTTANPMSVNPTMLNEGGHQHAIAYVQGDKYYGAKVTINVWEPKIEQPNEFSLSQLWILGGSFGEDLNSIEAGWQVSPDLYGDNNTRLFTYWTSDAYQATGCYNMLCSGFVQINSEIAMGASIFPTSSYSGSQYDISILIWKDPKEGNWWMQFGKDYVLGYWPSFLFSYLADSASMIEWGGEVVNSQPDGVHTSTQMGSGHFPEEGFSKASYFKNIQVVDSTNNLKVPKGLGTFTEQSNCYDVQNGNNGDWGTYFYYGGPGRSSNCQ